Proteins encoded together in one Fundidesulfovibrio magnetotacticus window:
- a CDS encoding chemotaxis protein CheD — protein sequence MLKDILTENPGVALQYLKVSEGGVYLKPTLVQTVLGSCLGAAFHLPGKGIGAFFHAFLPRRDDYGYQDKGPVYKFVDTAIEHVIGEFMRMGVNPRALRVTLLGGSNGLVDERGGVGLKNVEAAYEALSRHRMTPYQVDTGGGKGRRVFFLTSTGEVEVGLLSGAGRLGGPVLKPKAAALWAAARASTGR from the coding sequence TTGCTGAAAGACATCCTCACGGAGAATCCCGGAGTCGCCTTGCAGTATCTGAAGGTGTCCGAGGGCGGCGTCTACCTGAAGCCGACGCTGGTGCAGACTGTGCTGGGCTCGTGCCTCGGGGCGGCCTTCCATCTGCCCGGCAAGGGGATCGGGGCCTTCTTCCACGCCTTCCTGCCGCGCCGGGACGATTACGGCTACCAGGATAAAGGCCCCGTCTACAAGTTCGTGGACACGGCCATCGAGCACGTGATCGGTGAATTCATGCGCATGGGCGTGAACCCCAGGGCGTTGCGGGTGACGCTGCTTGGCGGCTCCAACGGGCTCGTTGACGAGCGGGGCGGCGTGGGGCTCAAGAACGTGGAGGCCGCCTACGAGGCCCTGTCCCGCCATCGCATGACCCCCTACCAGGTGGACACGGGCGGCGGGAAGGGGCGTCGCGTGTTCTTCCTCACGTCCACGGGCGAGGTGGAAGTGGGTCTGTTGTCGGGGGCCGGGAGATTGGGCGGGCCGGTGCTCAAGCCGAAGGCGGCCGCGTTGTGGGCAGCGGCGAGGGCTTCAACCGGCAGATGA